One Pygocentrus nattereri isolate fPygNat1 chromosome 12, fPygNat1.pri, whole genome shotgun sequence DNA window includes the following coding sequences:
- the LOC119264683 gene encoding B-cell receptor CD22-like, translating to MRSLRMAPPLPLVFLLMTAGAFGTEWSVKYNQQEICALKGSTVFMNGTFTHPEHLTVTAKFWFIHADPGVEPTDLRKDPVYSVRVECLTDDQKHFSLKLSDVMKKDEHQFRFRIITNEEKGRWTGEPGVQLRVTELRVEAPEEVTEGETADLTCKTTCSLTDPTFIWYKNGRRLTTKTIKNNQLHLQTVSSEDAGSYSCAVGGSQHLRSTAHSLRVRYPPKRVSVSISPSGEIVEGSSVTLSCSSDGNPPVKNYTWFKEGGTSPVGSGQNYSIINITADHTGLYYCEAQNDHGALNGTVTVTVTREVPTPMQEFGSRADTRGAFGTEWSVKYNQQEICALKGSTVFMNGTFTHPEHLTVNETFWFINPYVIFDLTKDPDYSGRVEFFIDDQKRFSLKLSDVVKKDEHWFCFRIITDVEEERWWGYPGVQLRVTELHVEAPEEVTEGETADLTCKTTCSLTDPTFIWYKNGRPLTTKTIKNNQLHLQTVSSEDAGSYSCAVGGSQHLHSTAHSLRVRYPPKNVSVSICSSGEIVEGGSVTLTCSSDGNPPVKIYTWFKEGGTSPVGSGHCYSIINITADHTGLYYCEAQNDRGALNGTVMVRVGLQSGLQWEEVVFSLFLS from the exons ATGAGGTCATTGAGAAtggctcctcctcttcctctggtcTTTCTGCTCATGACTGCTG GAGCTTTTGGAACAGAGTGGAGTGTGAAGTACAACCAACAGGAAATCTGTGCTTTAAAAGGATCCACAGTGTTTATGAACGGAACTTTTACTCACCCAGAACATCTCACAGTGACAGCGAAGTTCTGGTTCATACACGCAGATCCAGGGGTGGAGCCGACTGACCTGCGTAAAGACCCAGTTTATTCAGTCAGAGTCGAGTGTTTAACTGATGATCAGAAACACTTCTCCCTCAAACTGAGTGATGTGATGAAGAAGGATGAACATCAGTTCCGCTTCAGAATCAtaacaaatgaagaaaaaggaaGATGGACAGGTGAACCTGGAGTTCAGCTCAGAGTTACAG AGCTCCGTGTAGAAGCTCCTGAAGAAGTGACCGAGGGAGAAACAGCAGATCTGACATGTAAGACCACCTGCAGTCTGACTGACCCAACATTCATCTGGTACAAAAATGGACGTCGTTTAACCACAAAGACCATCAAGAACAACCAGCTCCACCTGCAGACAGTCAGCAGTGAGGATGCAGGCAGTTATAGCTGTGCTGTAGGAGGATCTCAACACCTCCGCTCTACTGCTCACAGCCTCAGAGTCAGAT ATCCTCCAAAGAGGGTttcagtgtccatcagtccctctggtgaaatagtggagggcagttcagtgactctgtcctgcagcagtgatggaaacccacctgtgaagaactacacctggtttaaagaAGGTGGAACCTCACCTGTAGGATCTGGACAGAATTAcagcatcatcaacatcactgctgaccacacTGGACTGTACTACTGTGAAGCTCAGAATGACCATGGAGCTCTGAATGGAACTGTGACGGTCACTGTTACGA gagaggtaCCAACCCCTatgcaggagtttggttccagagccgacactagAG GAGCTTTTGGAACAGAGTGGAGTGTGAAGTACAACCAACAGGAAATCTGTGCTTTAAAAGGATCCACAGTGTTTATGAACGGAACTTTTACTCACCCAGAACATCTCACAGTGAATGAGACTTTCTGGTTCATAAACCCATATGTGATTTTTGATCTGACTAAAGACCCAGATTATTCAGGGAGAGTCGAGTTTTTCATTGATGATCAGAAACGCTTCTCCCTCAAACTGAGTGATGTAGTGAAGAAGGATGAACATTGGTTCTGCTTCAGAATCATAACAGATGTAGAAGAAGAAAGATGGTGGGGTTATCCTGGAGTTCAGCTCAGAGTTACAG AGCTCCATGTAGAAGCTCCTGAAGAAGTgacagagggagaaacagcAGATCTGACATGTAAGACCACCTGCAGTCTGACTGACCCAACATTCATCTGGTACAAAAATGGACGTCCTTTAACCACAAAGACCATCAAGAACAACCAGCTCCACCTGCAGACGGTCAGCAGTGAGGATGCAGGCAGTTATAGCTGTGCTGTAGGAGGATCTCAACACCTCCACTCTACTGCTCACAGCCTCAGAGTCAGAT ATCCTCCAAAGAACGTCTCAgtgtccatctgttcctctggtgaaatagtggagggcggttcagtgactctgacctgcagcagtgatggaaacccacctgtgaagatctacacctggtttaaagaAGGTGGAACCTCACCTGTAGGATCTGGACACTGTTAcagcatcatcaacatcactgctgaccacacTGGACTGTACTACTGTGAAGCTCAGAATGATCGTGGAGCTCTGAATGGAACTGTGATG GTCAGAGTTGGTCTGCAGTCTGGTTTGCAGTGGGAGGAGGTGGTTTTCTCCTTATTCCTGTCCTAA